GACCGTCACTCGCAATTGCCTGAGCTACCTAAAGGCAGAGGCTCTTATCCGCTTCTTGTCGTCAATGACTCCGACTGGATCAAATCATTCTCGGATCTCCGGCTAAACATTCACGGAGAGATCCCGGTCCACTATCAATTCATTACCATGAGCTACTACGTGGACGTGCTGTCATATCTCACCCCCAGCTCCGAGTGGTTGCCATCGGATGCATGGGAGGTGTTGTTTGGCAAGATCGCGCCCTAACAATTCATTCAAGCCGAAGCCGCTTCGCGGCTCGGCTTAATTCAGGCGTTATGCGCGGTCGGGCATTTTGCTCAGATGGTCTATCGCCAAAGCCTGATTGCAGCTGCAGCTATCTCGCAGTCGTCTACAGCTCGCTTCGGCAAGCCTTACGTTGCGCCGCCCGCACCATGAAGATTCTTGCCCCGTGGAGACGGCGCCCTGCTTCGGGTGGCAAACAGCTCGCCGCCGGTTGCTCCCGGCTTTCTTCTAGTGATTCCCGTATCCCGATTCTCCTCGGCTAAGATCTCTTCAGCCGCAGCACTTCACCGGTTGTCCGGGGCTGCATAACAATTCATTCAAGCCGAAGCCGCTTCGCGGCTCGGCTTAATTCAGGCGTTATGCCGACGCTCGCGCGGGGTGGATCGTGAGGTTCTTGCGACTCGGCTCCTCTCTTTCTTCGCTCGGAGGCGGAGGCTGATGCGCGTATCGGTGGTTGGCACTGTTCACGAGGAACAGGGCCTCGCAAATGTCTCAGAGCTGCACGTAATCCTCGAGCGCATTCGGCCAGAGGTCATCTTTTTAGAGATACCTTCGGCAGCTTTCGACGACTTTCTCGACGGCACCCGCAGCAACCTCGAGTCCATCGCAACACGACGATATCGGGACACCCATAACGTCGTGCTTGTCCCAGTGGACCTGCCTACACCGGGGGAAGAGTTCTTCCGAAACTTTGAGTACTTGCGCGAGAGAGTCAGGAATGCGAGCACTGACTATCGACGGTTGATTGGCTGGGACAACCACTACATCAGTGATTATGGCTTTGCCTATCTCAATGGCCAGCGGTGCAGCGAGCTTTGGTCCGAAATCTATGCAGCGATGCAGGCGGCGATTGAACAGCTCGAAGACCACAAGCTCATCGAAATCTTCGACTCTTGGAAACACACCAATGAGCTTCGTGATAGGGCAATGCTGAAGAACATAGAAGACTATTGCACCCTCAATCCTCCCGAAAACGGTGTGTTTCTTGTTGGCGCAGCACATAGGCGGTCCCTAGCCAACAAGTCGCGAGAAGGGCGCGGAGTTGGCTCACTCAGAATCGAGTGGGACTTTTCTGGGTTTCTCGATGTGGTCAAAGAAGGAAGTGTCTAAAACTTCGGGCCGCCAGCCTTACCCCGGAGCGGCGGAGTGAGATCGCAAGGGGGGCGGCGAGAGCACGGTGGCGCAAACGGAAGGAGCCCGGGAAGGGCAAGGGGAGGAAGGCATGAAGCAGAGAAGTCCGACAAGTGCGTGGGTCGAGGGAAAGGAGGGATGAAATGGCAATCTTCAAGAAACACCACAAGCGAACCGGAGTGGAGTTCTATTACATTCGCTTCCACGCCGGGGGAGGGAAGTGGAAGAAGGAGAGGGCCGGGACCACGCTCGATCAGGCGAAGAAGCTCCTCAAGAAGCGGTGTGGTGAGGTGGTCGCCGGCACCTACGTTGACGCCCGGGAAGTCGTCCCAGACCGCAGCGCCGGTCTGGCTCCGGCCCATCATCACCCTCGGGGTGCTTACGGGGATGCGCTTAAAGGAGCTACTCATGCTTCGTTGGGGGGACTGGGATCGGGAAAAGGGGCAGCTCTTCGTTTCAGAAGAGAACAAGACGGGGCGGCCCCGGACGATTCCGCTCAGCGCGGAGGCGACCGAGGTGTTTCAGCGGCAGGTGCGTCGGATCAAGGCCACTCATGTCTTCGTCAACCGGCAGGGGAAGCCCTACCTCTCCCGGGACGCCCGGCAGTTCATCGGCCGGCGGACGAAGCGGGCGATGGTGGACGCCGGAATCCAGGGCGCGAGTTTCCACACCCTCCGGCATACCGCGGGCAGTTGGATGGCCCAGGCCGGAGACTCGGAGGTGAAGATCGCCAAGATTCTCGGCCATGCCTCCACGCGGACCACGGAGCGGTACACCCATTTGGAGACCGAACACCTCCGCGGCACCGTGGATCGGCTCGGTCAGGTTCTCCGTCCGACTGTCCCCCAGACTGTCCCACCTTCGCAATCCTCAGAAGCGGCCCCCGCCTCGGCAGCCGCAAGTGCTGAACCTGCTATACTTCAAGGCGTGCGCCCGTAGCTCAGCTGGATAGAGCGCCGGCCTTCGAAGCCGTAGGTCGCAGGTTCGAGCCCTGCCGGGCGTACCACTTCTTCTTCCGGGACGATCGCGTGAGCTTCGACCCCATCGTGGAAGCCATCCGCGCCGCGCTGCGCGCCGTCGACCGCGACCCGCGGTCCGTCCCCGCCTACCTCGACCTCCTCCAGGCCTACCAGAACTGCGCCGACAAGGAGAACGAGCCGGAGCTGCTGGAACAGGCCGGCTACGTCATCCGCGACGTGAAGCAGCTTCCTCTCTCGGAAGAGGAGAAGCGGCGCCTCGCCGATCTCGAATCCCAGATCGCGGCGACCAAGGCCCGCCTCGAAGCGATCCAATCCCAGGCTTGAGCGGCGGAGATTTCAGCGAAGGGGAGCGCCGGCGCCCTCTTCGAGCGTCACGACTCGGTCCGTCGCGAGGTCGCGAAAGGATTCCTTCAGGCCGGAAGGCCAGCGAATCTTCAGGGTCACCGGCGACGCATCGCCTCCCAGCCCGAAGTGGACGATTCCTTCGGAGGCGCTTTCGTAGGATGAGCCGCCGCGGCGCTCCTGCGCGAAGGTCTTCCCGCCGGACGTGAGATCGAGCCAGGTGCCGATGCCGTCCCGGTTGCTCCGCGTCCCCCGGAGCCTCACGCCGAGCCAGTGATTCGTGCCGGCGCTGTCGTTGCGAAGCAGGCGCGCGCGGCCTCCGTTCCGGCTCAGCGCGACGTCGAGCCGGCCGTCCCGGTCGTAGTCCAGGATCGCGACGCCGCGTCCCACGTCCGCGGAGCCGAAGAAGGCGCCCGCCGCCGCGCCCCGCTCCCGGAAGCGTCCACCTCCGACGTTGTCGAAGAGCAGATCCCGCTCCCGGTAGGTGATGGTGTCGCTGTATTGCTCGATGTCGTCCATGACGTGGCCGTTGGTGACGTAGAGGTCGGGATCGCCGTCGTTGTCGGCGTCGAGGAAATCGGTGCCGAATCCTACGAAAAGAAGGCTCGGCGCGCCCAGGCCGGCCCGGTTCGTCGCGACCGTGAAGGTCCCGTCGCCGTTGTTCCGGTACAGCTCGTTCGTCTCGTTGCTCAGGTTCGTGACGAAGAGATCCACCCGACCGTCGCCGTCGGCGTCCGCCGCGGCCAGCCCCATCCCGGCCTGCGGGCGCCCCTCCTCGCTGTAGCCGGTTCCGGAGAACAGCGTCACGTCCGAAAACGTCCCGTCGCCGTTGTTCCGGAACAGGAAGTTCCGGACCGAGTCGTTCGCGACGTAGAGATCGGGATCGCCATCCTGGTCGTAGTCGACCCAGATCGCCCCCAGGCCCTTCCCTTCGGTCGTCCAGATACCCGCTTCCCGGGTCACGTCGCGGAAGGTTCCGTCGCCGTTGTTGCGGTACAGGACGTCGGGCACGCCGTCGTAAGCGTCCGGATGGCAGTAGGAAACCAGCTTCCTCGCCACCTCGCCGCAGCGCTTGTGCTTGGCGAGCGTGAAATCGAGGTAGTTGGCCACGAACAGATCGAGCCGGCCGTCGCGATCGAAATCGGCGAACGCCGCCGACGTGCCCCACAGGGGATTGTCGACGCCCGCCTTCCGGCCGATCTCCGTGAACGTCCCGTCGCCGTTGTTGCGGTACAGCGCGTTGGGTCCGAAGTTCGTCACGTAGAGATCGGGGTCCCCGTCGTTGTCGACGTCGCCGACGGCGCAGCCCATTCCGTAACGCCTCTCGTTGCCGACGCCCGCCTTCGCCGTGACGTCGGTGAACGTTCCGTTGCCGTTGTTCCGGTAGAGCACGGCGTGGAGGAGCGGGTCGGCCGGCGCCTGGGGCAAGGGGGCCGACTGGACTTCGTAGAGGTCCGGCCACCCGTCGCCGTCGTAATCCAGCACGCAGACCCCCGCGCCCATCGTCTCGATCAGGTATTTCATGCCGCTGCCGCCGTGCCGGTGGAGAAACTGGATCCCGCTGGCGTCGGTGACGTCGGTGAAATGGATCTTCCCCGGAGGCTCGGCGTTCTTTTCCGCGCTCGGCTCGGAGCACCCGAAGAATCCACCAGCGAGCGGCGCCAGCAGCAGGACGGTCACGCAAGAGAGGCTCGGCATCGTCATGGCGAGACGGGAGATCGCGCTGAGAGCTGGGTCAGGCGGGCGCGCGCCACGGGGAGGGATGGATCGAGATCGAGCGCCCGCTGGAACGCTTCGATCGCCTCGCGCGGCTTGTCCAGCCGGAGGTAGGTGACTCCCAGCTCCTGCTGGAACGGAGCGTAATTCTGCAGCTGGCTTCGGTAAGCCAGAAGGGCTTCGAGCGCCTTCTCCGCTTTTCCCGCATGGAGGAGCTCCTGCGTCCGGGACTGGGCCGACTTGAAGAGACGCTTCTCGTCCAGGAACGTCTCCTGGCGCTTGGAGGCGCGCGCGAACTGCTCCAGGACGGCGTTCGCCTCCCTCGGCCGGTTCATCCGCGCGTAGCAATTCCCGAGATTGTGGAGGGCGCCGACGTTCTGGGGGTCGAGGTCCACCGCCTTGCGCAGCGCGGCCGAGGCCTCGGGAAGCCGGCCAAGGCGGAGCGCGGCGATTCCCAGCTCGGTCTGGATGCCGGCGTCGGCGGGAGTGAGCGTCGCCGCTTTGCGAAGCGGAGGGATGGCCTCTTCATAGCGCCCGAGACGATTCAGGACCAGGCCGAGGCTGAAAAGGGCTGTGGGATCTTCGGGCCTCTCCTTCGCCAATCTCACGAATTCCCGCTCCGACTCCTTCCAGGCGCCGAGCGTGATCAAGACGAGGCCGTAGGCCTGGCGGATTTGGGAGGCTCCGGGGTGGCGCTTCAAGAAGCGGAGATAATGCTCGCGCGCCGCCTCATTCCGGCCCATGCGGGCCAGCGTATCGCCCAGATCCAGCGCGATGTCGGGATCGTCGGGGGCGTAGGACATCGCCTGCCGGAGCGCTTCCTCTGTCCGGAAAACGTCGCCGCTCTGGAAAGCTTCCGAGGCCGCGGCGAGCGCCGCCAGGGTCTGCGGAGAGCGTTCGCTCGCGCCCGTGAGGCGAGGCTCGGGCGGATTCGATGCGCAACCCGCCAGCAGGGTCAGCAGGAGCGCCGGCAGAACAGGCCGCGCCGGGCAGCGCAGACCGGGGCTCATGACGGCGGGGGTTGGGGGGTCCAGCTCGAGTCGCCCTTGCGGATCCGGATCTTCTGGTCCGCAGGGGGAGGGGGGTAATCGACTTTCGTTCCGTCGGGCCATCGGATCGTCAGCTTTTCGGTGCGCAGGTTCTGTCCGAGGCCGTAATGCAGGACCGGCGGGTCGCTCGATCCGAACCCGCGCCCGTTGGTGACCTCCTGATACATCGTCAGCTTTCCGGCTTTCACCGTGACCCCGGCGCCGACGGCGAGGTGGTTCGGCCCCTCCTGCGAGAGGGCGATCTCGAGGAAATGGTTCTTCCGCGGCGTCTCGTTGAGGTAGAACGCGCTGTGCCAGAGGTCGCCGTGGTAGAAGCCGCCCACCTCCGCGAACATGTCGAGATCGCCGTCGCCGTCCCAGTCGATGAAGGTGATCCCGTGGCCCTTGCCGAGGTTGCCGACGCCGGCGGAATACGTCCGGTCGACGTACCTGCCGCCATCGCCGCGCATGTAGAGGATGTTCGGCTCGAGCCTCCGGATGTCCGGATTCCCCGTCCCGAAGTAAATGTCAGGGTAGCCGTCGTTGTTCACGTCGCCGACGTTGGCGGCCATCGTGCCGATCGGATAGACGAAGCCGGATTGCTCGCTGATGTCGGTGAACTTGAGATTGCCGTCATTGCGGTAGAGCTTGCTGAGGTCGTCGTCGGGAACCGGGACGTAATCGGAGCGATAGCCGTTCATGACGCGCTCGAACAGCGCCAGGCTCACCGTGAAGAGGTCGAGGTCGCCGTCGGCGTCCATGTCCGCGAAAATGGCCACGTAGCCGTTCTGGCGCCGGTTCCCGATCACGCCCGCTGCCTTGGCGATCTCCTCGAACTTCCCGTTCCCCAGGTTGTGATAGAGCTTGTTTGCCCGCATCCTGCCGTGGACGAAGATGTCGGGCCAGCCGTCCTGATCGATGTCCCCGACCGCCACGCCGATCGTTCCGCCCCGCGGCTCCTCCTTCATCCCCACCTGCTCCGTCACGTTCTCGAACGTCCCGTCCCCCTTGTTCCGGTAGAGATGGTTAATGTTCGGATCGAGCGTGACGCCGTTGGTCACGAGGATGTCGAGCCAGCCGTCGCGGTTGTAGTCGAACCACACGACGTTGAATCCGGACCCCGGCTCCGAGATCCCCACCTTGTCGATGACGTTCTCGAACGTCCCGTCTCCCTTGTTGTGGAGCAGGTAGTCGAACGTCGGGCCGTTCCAGCCGTTGCGCGCGATGTAGAGGTCGGGCCGGCCGTCGCCGTCGTAGTCTCCCCAGGTCGCCCCGAAGCCCGATTCCACCTTCCCCAGCCCCGCGGCGAGGGTCACGTCGCTGAAATGCTTCCCGTTGTTGTGGAAGAGCGAGCAGAAGGTGTCGCAGCCGCAAGCCACCAGGTCGAAGCGGCCGTCGCCGTCATAGTCGGCCCACGAGGCGGGGCCGGCGCCGGCGAACTTGTCGACCCCCAGCTGCGGGGCGATGTCGCGGAATTTCACCCCCGAGGGGAGATCCTTCCCCGTCTCTTCGGGCCTCAGGGGAAAGCGATATTTTGCCGGAAAGCCCGCCGGATAACCCCCCAGGCCTCGGCTTGCCTGGTACATGTCCCACAGCGACCGGATGTTGGGGGTGGTCTCGTAGGCTTCCTTGAACGCGGCAAGCGCCTCCTTGAACATCCCCTGCCGGTAGTAGCCGTGTCCCTTGATTCCGAGGGCCTGGACTTTTCGATCGATCGGCAGATCGGGGAAGCGGCTCAGGAGGAGGTCGACTTCGCGCACCGATTCGAGCCACGCGCCCGACTTCATGAAGACGTGCGACATCATGAAGTGGGCCGCGGCCGCCTGCTCGCTGTCGGCGGGGACCTGGTCGAGGACTTTCTCGATCTCGGCGCGGGCCGACTCCATGGTCCAGGCCGAATCCATCGACACCCGGCCCTGGTTGTTCGGCACGGTAAGCCGAATCTCTCCGATCGCCATCCAGGTCGCGTAACGCAATCGGATGTCGGAAAGGGTTGGATTGGCCTTGAGGATCTTCTGGAAGAGATCCATCGCGAGGTCGGGCTCGTAAACGCTGATGATCCGCTCTTTGACGATGTCCGCCAGCTCGAAGGCGGCCTGGAGGTCATTCGGATCGAGCTTAATGGCGGTCTTCAGCTCGGCGACCGCCTCGGTGGGAATGGCGTCTTCGCGCTTCGCCTTGGCGGCGAGGAGCCTGCCGAGCTGCGCGTGGGCTTTGGCGTCGGTCCGGTCGAGCGCGATGCTGCGCCGGAACTCGGCGATCGCCGCGTCGTCTTGCCCGATCCGCATCATCTCGGTCCCCCGGCGGAGGTGCTCTTCCACCTCGACGCGCGCCGCCCGGGTCGGAGTGACGCTGCTCGAGCCGGCCCCGGCACAGCTCGAGATCGCCAGGGCGACGGCCAGGGAGGCCAGAGCGGCCGCAGCCGGATTGCCCGATGGGATCTTGCTCATGCTACCTCCGTCGAGATGCGGCCGTCTTTCAGGTAGAGACGCCGGTCGGCCAGCGCCGCCAGCTCCAGGTTGTGAGTGGCGACCAGTGCCGCCAGCCCGCCTCGTCCGACCAGCTCCCTGAAGAGAGCGAAGATCTTCCGCCCGTTGTCGGAGTCGAGGTTCCCCGTCGGCTCGTCGGCCAGCAGGAGCGCGGGCCGGTGGACGAGTGCCCGGGCGATCGCCACCCGCTGCCGCTCGCCTCCCGAAAGCTCCGAGGGATAGCGATGGGATTTCCCGGCCAGCCCGACCTGCTCCAGGATCGCTCCCGGAGAAAAAGTCT
This portion of the Candidatus Polarisedimenticolia bacterium genome encodes:
- a CDS encoding site-specific integrase; this encodes MKWQSSRNTTSEPEWSSITFASTPGEGSGRRRGPGPRSIRRRSSSRSGVVRWSPAPTLTPGKSSQTAAPVWLRPIITLGVLTGMRLKELLMLRWGDWDREKGQLFVSEENKTGRPRTIPLSAEATEVFQRQVRRIKATHVFVNRQGKPYLSRDARQFIGRRTKRAMVDAGIQGASFHTLRHTAGSWMAQAGDSEVKIAKILGHASTRTTERYTHLETEHLRGTVDRLGQVLRPTVPQTVPPSQSSEAAPASAAASAEPAILQGVRP
- a CDS encoding tetratricopeptide repeat protein, with the protein product MSPGLRCPARPVLPALLLTLLAGCASNPPEPRLTGASERSPQTLAALAAASEAFQSGDVFRTEEALRQAMSYAPDDPDIALDLGDTLARMGRNEAAREHYLRFLKRHPGASQIRQAYGLVLITLGAWKESEREFVRLAKERPEDPTALFSLGLVLNRLGRYEEAIPPLRKAATLTPADAGIQTELGIAALRLGRLPEASAALRKAVDLDPQNVGALHNLGNCYARMNRPREANAVLEQFARASKRQETFLDEKRLFKSAQSRTQELLHAGKAEKALEALLAYRSQLQNYAPFQQELGVTYLRLDKPREAIEAFQRALDLDPSLPVARARLTQLSARSPVSP
- a CDS encoding FG-GAP-like repeat-containing protein → MSKIPSGNPAAAALASLAVALAISSCAGAGSSSVTPTRAARVEVEEHLRRGTEMMRIGQDDAAIAEFRRSIALDRTDAKAHAQLGRLLAAKAKREDAIPTEAVAELKTAIKLDPNDLQAAFELADIVKERIISVYEPDLAMDLFQKILKANPTLSDIRLRYATWMAIGEIRLTVPNNQGRVSMDSAWTMESARAEIEKVLDQVPADSEQAAAAHFMMSHVFMKSGAWLESVREVDLLLSRFPDLPIDRKVQALGIKGHGYYRQGMFKEALAAFKEAYETTPNIRSLWDMYQASRGLGGYPAGFPAKYRFPLRPEETGKDLPSGVKFRDIAPQLGVDKFAGAGPASWADYDGDGRFDLVACGCDTFCSLFHNNGKHFSDVTLAAGLGKVESGFGATWGDYDGDGRPDLYIARNGWNGPTFDYLLHNKGDGTFENVIDKVGISEPGSGFNVVWFDYNRDGWLDILVTNGVTLDPNINHLYRNKGDGTFENVTEQVGMKEEPRGGTIGVAVGDIDQDGWPDIFVHGRMRANKLYHNLGNGKFEEIAKAAGVIGNRRQNGYVAIFADMDADGDLDLFTVSLALFERVMNGYRSDYVPVPDDDLSKLYRNDGNLKFTDISEQSGFVYPIGTMAANVGDVNNDGYPDIYFGTGNPDIRRLEPNILYMRGDGGRYVDRTYSAGVGNLGKGHGITFIDWDGDGDLDMFAEVGGFYHGDLWHSAFYLNETPRKNHFLEIALSQEGPNHLAVGAGVTVKAGKLTMYQEVTNGRGFGSSDPPVLHYGLGQNLRTEKLTIRWPDGTKVDYPPPPADQKIRIRKGDSSWTPQPPPS
- a CDS encoding CRTAC1 family protein — encoded protein: MTVLLLAPLAGGFFGCSEPSAEKNAEPPGKIHFTDVTDASGIQFLHRHGGSGMKYLIETMGAGVCVLDYDGDGWPDLYEVQSAPLPQAPADPLLHAVLYRNNGNGTFTDVTAKAGVGNERRYGMGCAVGDVDNDGDPDLYVTNFGPNALYRNNGDGTFTEIGRKAGVDNPLWGTSAAFADFDRDGRLDLFVANYLDFTLAKHKRCGEVARKLVSYCHPDAYDGVPDVLYRNNGDGTFRDVTREAGIWTTEGKGLGAIWVDYDQDGDPDLYVANDSVRNFLFRNNGDGTFSDVTLFSGTGYSEEGRPQAGMGLAAADADGDGRVDLFVTNLSNETNELYRNNGDGTFTVATNRAGLGAPSLLFVGFGTDFLDADNDGDPDLYVTNGHVMDDIEQYSDTITYRERDLLFDNVGGGRFRERGAAAGAFFGSADVGRGVAILDYDRDGRLDVALSRNGGRARLLRNDSAGTNHWLGVRLRGTRSNRDGIGTWLDLTSGGKTFAQERRGGSSYESASEGIVHFGLGGDASPVTLKIRWPSGLKESFRDLATDRVVTLEEGAGAPLR